One Solanum lycopersicum chromosome 4, SLM_r2.1 DNA window includes the following coding sequences:
- the LOC101264111 gene encoding tropinone reductase-like 3, whose amino-acid sequence MEKIGKRFEGKVVIVTASSQGIGFSIAQRLGFEGASVVISSRKQENVDEAVKKLRDGGIEVLGLVCHVSNAQQRKNLIDKTIQKYGKLDVVVSNAAVNPSVDAILETKSSVLDKLWDINVKAAILLLQDAVPYLKKGSSVVLISSISGYSPPASMGMYGVTKTALLGLTKALAAEMSPDTRVNCVAPGFVPTHFADFITSNEQVRREIEGKTLLNRLGTTHDMAAAVAYLASDDASYVTGETLVVAGGMPSRL is encoded by the exons atggagaaaattggGAAAAGATTTGAAGGGAAAGTGGTGATTGTAACAGCTTCTTCACAAGGTATTGGATTTAGCATAGCTCAGAGACTGGGATTTGAAGGTGCTTCTGTTGTTATCTCCTCTCGCAAACAG GAAAATGTAGATGAAGCAGTAAAGAAACTGAGAGATGGAGGAATTGAAGTGTTGGGATTAGTATGTCATGTCTCAAATGCACAACAGAGGAAGAATTTGATAGACAAGACCATTCAG AAATATGGGAAACTAGACGTGGTTGTGTCAAATGCCGCTGTTAATCCATCAGTAGACGCAATATTAGAAACTAAATCATCAGTCCTTGACAAGCTGTGGGATATCAATGTCAAGGCCGCTATACTACTACTACAA GATGCAGTTCCTTACCTTAAGAAGGGTTCATCAGTTGTTCTAATTTCCTCAATTTCTGGTTACTCGCCACCAGCTTCAATGGGTATGTATGGGGTGACTAAAACTGCACTACTCGGACTTACCAAG GCTCTTGCAGCTGAAATGAGTCCAGATACTCGTGTAAACTGTGTAGCACCGGGTTTTGTTCCTACGCATTTTGCTGATTTCATCACGAGTAATGAGCAAGTG AGGAGAGAGATCGAGGGTAAGACATTACTCAATAGGCTTGGAACAACACATGACATGGCCGCTGCTGTTGCTTATTTGGCTTCTGACGATGCTTCTTATGTAACTGGAGAAACTCTGGTTGTCGCTGGAGGAATGCCTTCCAGACTTTAA